The Lucilia cuprina isolate Lc7/37 unplaced genomic scaffold, ASM2204524v1 Scaffold_8042, whole genome shotgun sequence region gttatttgtttaaatttcctttttgagTTCACTTTCTTTAAAACACGAAGTGATTCAGTTTTTAAAAGGTTACAAACCTTATACCAAACTTAACAAGCCCCTAAAACTGTCGACTATGTAGATAACAAAACATAATCTCGCGTGCCTTCAAAATATTTCaagcaaaaagtacttttatttcctacaaatcgttatagtactttttgtaaaactacACATTTAACATCTCTGATGTAATAGGAATTTTACAGTACAAAACCAACAACACAACACAGTacgtttctaaataaaattataatattttacattgattatataaaacttacccATTTAAACATAGGCGACCAAAAGAATACAGTTTTGGGaccttaaatattaaaaaaaaaatcataataaataatCAGGAAATTTTCACTATTCATTTCACAAACTTACCAGCTGGATGATTCCATAAAGGACGTAATTTAGCAGGCACATGTTTGTCAACGGCACCTATTAAACCATTGTAAATTTTCGAAGGTAAACCTACTTTAGCTGGACCAGCTGGTGGTGGAGGAGCTGAAGGAGGTACTGCCGTAGAAGCCATTTGTAAAGTtgtctttttatatttgtttagtcaaatttaaggaaaaatctTTTGATATGTGGTACCACCAACCCAAACTAACTCGCTAGcagttgttgtttattgttgaAATTACGCTGCGAATATGATAAAATATtcagaaattataattttctaactAAATAAGAGAGTAATATTAACTAAATTAAGAGAGACCAGCTAAACATGTGAGAGTATTTTTGTCAtgtttgtaaaaaagctttctcTCACCTTGGCCTTGACCACACAACAAAAccgtacaatttttttttaatttgctacACTACACACAGAAATAAAACACGAAaagattttaacagacaga contains the following coding sequences:
- the LOC111687678 gene encoding mitochondrial pyruvate carrier 2-like encodes the protein MASTAVPPSAPPPPAGPAKVGLPSKIYNGLIGAVDKHVPAKLRPLWNHPAGPKTVFFWSPMFKWVSFI